The following coding sequences lie in one Apium graveolens cultivar Ventura chromosome 1, ASM990537v1, whole genome shotgun sequence genomic window:
- the LOC141673240 gene encoding serine/threonine-protein kinase VIK-like yields the protein MSGSEGSSGGSAGADATGAPETKKQSKAKVSRTSLILWHAHQNDVVAVKKLLEENGSLVNARDYDYRTPLHVAALHGLIDVAKCLIKFGADVNSFDRWKNTPLADAEGAKKHSMIELLKSYGGLSYGQSGSHFEPKPVPPPLPKKCDWEIDPSELDFSHSTMIGKGSFGEIVKSGWRGTPVAVKRILPSLSDDRLVIQDFRHEVNLLVKLRHPNIVQFLGAVTDRKPLMLITEFLRGGDLHQYLKGKGALSPATAVSFALDIARGMAYLHNEPNVIIHRDLKPRNVLLVNSSADHLKVGDFGLSKLIKVKDSRDVYKMTGETGSYRYMAPEVFKHRKYDKKVDVFSFAMILYEMLEGDPPLSHHEPYEAAKYVSEGHRPMFRAKGFTQELRALTEQCWAADMNKRPSFLDILKRLEKIKETLPAEHHWKIFSS from the exons ATGAGTGGAAGTGAAGGAAGCTCCGGCGGTTCCGCCGGAGCAGACGCCACCGGCGCACCGGAGACGAAGAAGCAAAGCAAGGCTAAAGTGAGCAGAACGTCGTTGATACTGTGGCACGCGCATCAGAATGATGTAGTAGCGGTTAAGAAGCTACTAGAAGAAAATGGATCGCTCGTGAATGCGAGAGATTACGATTATCGAACTCCGCTTCATGTTGCGGCGTTACATGGTTTAATTGATGTTGCTAAGTGTTTGATTAAATTTGGAGCTGATGTTAACTCTTTCGATCGCTGGAAGAACACG CCTCTAGCTGATGCAGAAGGAGCTAAAAAACATAGCATGATTGAGTTGTTGAAGTCGTATGGTGGCCTTTCTTAT GGTCAAAGTGGAAGCCATTTTGAACCAAAACCTGTTCCGCCCCCTTTACCTAAAAAGTGTGACTGGGAGATTGATCCGTCCGAGCTGGACTTCTCGCATTCAACTATGATCGGAAAG GGGTCTTTTGGTGAGATCGTAAAATCAGGTTGGCGTGGAACACCTGTAGCTGTCAAGCGCATCCTTCCTAGTCTTTCAGATGACAGATTAGTGAT TCAGGATTTCAGGCACGAGGTGAATTTGCTAGTTAAGCTTCGCCACCCTAATATAGTGCAATTTCTTGGAGCCGTTACCGATAGGAAGCCATTAATGTTAATTACTGAATTTCTACGAGGG GGTGATCTCCATCAGTATCTCAAGGGTAAAGGTGCACTTAGTCCAGCAACAGCTGTCAGCTTTGCATTAGACATTGCCAG AGGCATGGCGTATCTACACAATGAGCCGAATGTCATAATACACCGAGATTTGAAACCAAG AAATGTTCTTCTAGTCAACTCCAGTGCTGACCATTTAAAAGTTGGAGACTTTGGACTAAGCAAGCTTATCAAGGTGAAAGATTCTCGCGATGTATACAAAATGACTGGCGAGACTGGAAGTT ACCGGTACATGGCTCCTGAAGTCTTCAAGCATCGTAAATATGATAAGAAGGTTGATGTTTTCTCTTTTGCGATGATACTCTACGAG ATGCTTGAAGGTGATCCACCTTTGTCACACCATGAACCTTATGAAGCAGCCAAATATGTGTCTGAGGGGCACAGGCCCATGTTTAGGGCCAAAGGCTTTACTCAAGAATTAAGAGC CTTGACTGAACAATGCTGGGCAGCAGATATGAACAAGAGACCTTCATTCCTAGACATTCTTAAGAGGCTTGAAAAGATTAAGGAAACTTTACCAGCAGAACATCACTGGAAAATCTTTTCTTCTTGA
- the LOC141673244 gene encoding protein WHAT'S THIS FACTOR 1 homolog, chloroplastic: MAITISPLPQLVHIHSQQNSVIALRSDFLPLPIFSTKANVGNRRFCNNIRSNKCQDNCYSSTTIVSALKHVKDPSLDKNVEKQNKLRFVQKLKTLLLSKPKHFMHLNDLCKCRSYLAVSKPKSIISMIHRYPTIFELFWIPMPSTPLNATKPLTQLCVRLTPEATALSKQESKLKSDMAVSFALKLQKLLMLSLHHRLLFAKLVHLAPDLGLPLDFRTRLCNEHPDRFKTVDTSYGRALELVSWDSQLAKRMPSTEVAKPNDLIVDRPLKFNQLRLRRKGFTVKRRHREFLKKFEEFTDVCPYNTKAGDLEKESLRAEKRACDVVREVLGMTVEKRTLVDHLTHFRRDFGLPNKLRGLLVRHPELFYVSLKGQRDSVFLVEGYDDNGVLLERDATTVTKELLLDLVNEGKRMRQERRRKADDITSSPTEHQQVEVDDGDDEPDEYGDDLDNLFESDDDDYGAESNDDENGRDVLFEINKKAQLWTAKVDFSLKFENSGNLEPW, translated from the coding sequence ATGGCCATCACAATTTCACCTTTACCACAACTTGTACATATTCATAGTCAGCAAAACTCTGTCATTGCCCTCAGATCAGATTTTCTCCCACTGCCCATCTTTTCTACTAAGGCCAATGTGGGAAATAGAAGATTCTGTAACAACATAAGGAGTAACAAATGTCAAGACAATTGTTATTCTTCTACTACAATTGTTTCTGCTCTTAAGCATGTTAAAGACCCATCTTTAGACAAGAATGTAGAGAAGCAAAACAAGCTTAGGTTTGTACAAAAACTTAAAACACTATTGCTTTCAAAACCTAAGCATTTTATGCATCTCAATGACTTGTGTAAGTGTAGGTCTTATTTAGCTGTTTCTAAGCCCAAATCCATTATTTCCATGATTCATCGGTACCCGACTATTTTTGAGCTTTTTTGGATTCCAATGCCTTCTACACCGCTCAATGCTACAAAACCACTCACTCAACTTTGTGTACGTTTAACCCCGGAGGCAACAGCACTTTCCAAGCAAGAAAGTAAGCTTAAGTCTGATATGGCTGTTTCTTTTGCTTTAAAATTACAGAAACTTTTGATGCTTTCGTTGCACCACAGGCTTCTCTTTGCGAAGCTGGTTCACCTTGCCCCTGATCTTGGCCTTCCTCTTGATTTTCGGACTCGTCTCTGTAATGAACATCCAGACCGCTTTAAGACTGTAGACACTTCATATGGCCGTGCTCTTGAGCTTGTGTCGTGGGACTCACAGTTGGCCAAACGTATGCCATCGACAGAGGTAGCTAAACCGAATGATTTAATAGTGGACAGACCCTTGAAATTCAATCAATTAAGACTTCGGAGAAAGGGGTTTACTGTGAAGAGGCGCCACCGAGAGTTTCTGAAGAAGTTTGAAGAATTCACGGATGTATGCCCATATAATACAAAAGCTGGAGATCTGGAAAAAGAGTCACTGAGAGCTGAAAAGAGAGCTTGTGATGTGGTGAGGGAGGTGTTAGGTATGACAGTTGAGAAGAGGACGTTGGTTGACCATTTGACACACTTCCGGAGGGATTTTGGGCTTCCCAACAAGTTGAGGGGTTTGTTGGTAAGGCATCCTGAGTTGTTTTATGTGAGTTTGAAAGGTCAGAGGGACTCTGTCTTTTTAGTAGAAGGCTATGATGACAACGGTGTACTTTTGGAGAGGGATGCAACAACAGTGACAAAGGAATTATTGCTGGATTTGGTTAATGAAGGGAAGAGGATGAGGCAAGAGAGGAGGAGAAAGGCTGACGACATCACTAGCAGTCCTACTGAACACCAACAAGTGGAAGTTGACGATGGAGATGATGAACCTGATGAGTATGGAGATGATTTAGATAATTTATTTGAATCCGATGATGATGATTATGGTGCTGAGAGCAATGATGATGAGAATGGGAGGGACGTGTTGTTTGAGATTAACAAGAAAGCTCAGCTTTGGACTGCCAAGGTAGATTTTTCCCTTAAATTTGAGAATAGTGGAAATTTGGAACCTTGGTGA